CACCCTTTCCGTCGGAAGGGACAGGGTCGCCCAGAGACGTCAGGAGCTGGTCGAATCTACATCCAGGCTGGCGCAGCTTTCTACAGCATACGAACTCGCGCAGGACGAGCTCAGGGCCACCAAATCCCTGCTTGAATCGGGGGCGGTCTCGCCGCTCGAGGTCACAAGGCTTGAAAAAGAGGTGGCAAGGGCGCAGGGAGACAGGGACCAAGCTAAGGCACAGATCTCAAGAGTCAGATCGTCTATTTTTGAGGCGGAGGGACAGATCACGGAAATCGGCCTGAGATACAAAAACAGCTGGAGAAACGAGCTCTCTGCAACGCTCGCCGAACTTGAGAGCCTTACGGAGGGAAACAAGGCGCTGGAGGACAGGGTCTCGCACTCCGAGGTCAGGTCACCGGCAAACGGGACCGTCAAACGTCTATTTGTTAACACAGTCGGAGCCGTTGTGATGCCGGGCGGAGCTATAGCCGAGGTGGTCTCGGACGAAGACGAGCTTGTTATAGAGGCAAAACTTTCGCCCAACGACAGGGCCTTTGTCAAGCCGGAACAGCACGTCGTAGTCAAGTTCACAGCATACGAATATGCGATATACGGAGGGCTTGACGGCCTGGTCGAATACATCAGCCCCGACACGATCGTGGACGAGAGGGGCAATACGTTTTACACGGTTAGAATAAAAACACATGAGACAAGCTTTGGTGAAGGCCGTCCGATCCTGCCCGGCATGGTGGCGCAGGTGGACATCATAATTGGAAAAAAAACGGTGCTCTCGTACATTCTTAAGCCTCTTTTCAGAGCGAAAGAAAAGGCGTTGAGAGAGCATTGATCGTCATACATTATATTAAAAACAACTTCTTCATTTACGGAGGATAAAAATAATGGAAAATAAAAATTTTGCCGTTATAAAAGTCAGCGGGGAGGCTTTCAGACAAGCCGCGGACAACACTATGATCCCTGTCAGGGCGGGGGACATCCTGACAGAGGGGGACATTATAATCATAAAATCCGGCACCGTTGAACTTCGCACCGCTTCAGGCGTTCCGATAGAGCTCGCGGAAGGTTCAACTGTGCTCCTGAAAAATGACGGAGGCACAGAGGAAATTACCGGTGCCGCCCTGCCCTCCTCTGCCCTCGGCGGCCATACCGGAGATACTCCGAATGAGAAGAGACCGGGAGCTGCCAAAGAAGAAGATTCCGAGATAAGAGAGTCGGAGGAAGGGGTCATAAGGGACGGGCACTCACACGTTCGTCTCGAAAGGATCAGCCTCGACTATAATGACCGGTTTAATTTTTCGCGGGACGCAAATGAGCTCTTTTCCTTTGATACGAGAGCCACTAAGATCCCTCGCGTCGGTTTCAACTACGATTATCCCGACAGCGGAGACAATATTCCCCGTTCCGAAATAGAGGACCCTTATTCAGGCGGGATCTGGATGCCCGAAAGCGGGTGGGTCAACCGTCCGCCGGCAGTTGTTTCGGATGAGACCGTGACCAATGAGGATACAGCTCTTATACTGGACCTTTTAAAAAACGCCTCCGATCCGGACACCCACCTTATGTCCGTTATCTCCGCGACAGCCCTTCACGGGACGGTCACAATAAACCCGGACGGGACCGTGACCTACACGCCGAACGAAGACTATCACGGCTCCGACACAATAACCTATAAGGTATCAGACGGCTATGGAGGCATCACCGAATCCACGGTAACAGTCACGGTAAAGCCCGTTCAGGACGCATTTAATGATGCGGATACAACTGATGAAGATACTCCAGTTACGTTAAACGTAATGGACAATGACACCTTCGGACCGAACGCC
The genomic region above belongs to Synergistaceae bacterium DZ-S4 and contains:
- a CDS encoding HlyD family type I secretion periplasmic adaptor subunit, giving the protein MAGPFSEKEFERTGRIISAAERAGDKITCGIFSRLFSEKSDSPYNWEADAEWAMEEQKPINSRIIIYSLFAALLLLLLWAAFSPLDDVVHGSGKVTPTSGTQLIQSVDGGMVQEILVKESDFVEKDAVIVKIDPTRFTSSFGERKANIMALTAKAARLEALTKEHDFQPPEHVAEAVPNIVEHEQRLYRTSLEELRSTLSVGRDRVAQRRQELVESTSRLAQLSTAYELAQDELRATKSLLESGAVSPLEVTRLEKEVARAQGDRDQAKAQISRVRSSIFEAEGQITEIGLRYKNSWRNELSATLAELESLTEGNKALEDRVSHSEVRSPANGTVKRLFVNTVGAVVMPGGAIAEVVSDEDELVIEAKLSPNDRAFVKPEQHVVVKFTAYEYAIYGGLDGLVEYISPDTIVDERGNTFYTVRIKTHETSFGEGRPILPGMVAQVDIIIGKKTVLSYILKPLFRAKEKALREH